The following proteins are encoded in a genomic region of Acidobacteriota bacterium:
- a CDS encoding CHAT domain-containing protein: MNFFKRLSTRFLKRPPRTESVSHIDQQLAQARQLFAQSEFLAAKEHLKEALAAGLDTHQRHQVTPALVLLGQCYLQLKVYPKAVISFEHALKNLTSDEPTLQLLVLNDLALAQSQCLQFDAALSLFEQAIRLALEREQFDVLPSLAYNVCLSLTTLNRTINKLSDSTLPFAHLKHWLKALSELVEWLEPSPLSAWLAEIIGTVFFQLGQFDLALSAYEQAQSILSLHELIGDESHQRARRRLIRNLATVFAAVGKTEVAAVLLEQVKSWSAEDTSLPAHEFHLPPVNPPSIDVVRDLPTLHQLPPGFISLTHEQAVSGVFLSTFPFHTQDSGKLRWQARGLEFRAELLADNATTSGEVRSARDLLLRALLYWQKLDDPIRQAQCFYRMSRLDSRLGDVQTAIQQLEQALVLAQTTHETEWELRIRSKLVELLATSQHIDQTQPHVQLIESRLPCRQPELDALCRFRLGKAAAATGNRERAQICFEQAIQIIESQRQHIEPENLRSAYLGERISYYTALVELLLQPLSTEGGTVLASNQIRAAFEVCERSRARLLRDLMSFGHGQAHSENQNRVLHTPEAANPQEVTLEPDSIDPNSHSPDLELSITQFHRQQSRRNLRRQNWFELSIFPNGVAAAIQAQLEPDSALVEFFFTDTCFAWVVTQTEICAVSIPNGGELETLVSEWFEQITRRTHTSPTPHRNEYRKQLAAADQKGHHLSQVLGERLLGPLWSHLQSKTRWYIVSDGPLHYLPFTALTVPGSFGRTYAVEWAEIISLPSAAAFGLLRELKTESGLKPEHKTSLLVVSDPVFQTHDIRVKKRFRALAKSPSEKLPAPMAKTNPFERLVYAAAEPHFFEAILLEESKKPCSLKLLTGFDASLPKLQSLDLKRFDFLHFSTHGMVNTRHPELSAMALSFISENLEPQNGYFDLFQLHQIQLDAHLITLTGCQTAHGTALRGEGIVGLVHGFLSAGAKRVVASVWLVDDEQSLAFTQQFYRLLLVEEQSVSTALRNTQLSFLKNSHAPETQSPYYWAAFQLFGLA; encoded by the coding sequence ATGAACTTTTTCAAACGGCTTTCCACCAGATTTCTGAAACGGCCTCCGCGAACGGAATCGGTGTCGCACATTGACCAGCAACTGGCCCAGGCCCGGCAACTCTTTGCTCAATCAGAGTTTCTGGCGGCGAAAGAACATCTGAAAGAAGCACTCGCCGCCGGGCTTGATACTCACCAGCGACATCAGGTAACCCCGGCGCTGGTGTTGCTTGGCCAATGTTATTTGCAATTAAAGGTGTACCCGAAAGCGGTCATTTCATTTGAACACGCGCTCAAAAACCTGACTTCAGACGAACCAACCCTGCAGTTGCTGGTGCTCAACGATTTGGCGCTGGCCCAATCGCAATGCCTTCAATTTGATGCCGCGCTGTCTCTCTTTGAACAGGCAATTCGATTGGCGCTCGAACGCGAGCAATTCGACGTACTGCCGAGCCTGGCCTATAACGTGTGCCTTTCACTGACCACGTTGAACCGGACGATCAATAAACTTTCGGATTCAACACTCCCGTTTGCCCACCTCAAACATTGGTTGAAAGCCCTGTCAGAACTGGTTGAATGGCTGGAACCATCGCCGCTCAGCGCCTGGCTGGCTGAAATCATCGGAACGGTTTTCTTCCAGTTGGGTCAATTTGACCTGGCGCTTTCAGCCTATGAGCAAGCCCAGTCTATTTTATCCCTGCATGAACTAATCGGAGACGAATCACACCAGCGAGCCCGCCGGCGATTGATTCGAAATCTGGCCACGGTGTTTGCCGCAGTTGGAAAAACTGAAGTGGCCGCCGTCTTGCTTGAGCAGGTGAAATCCTGGTCTGCCGAAGACACCAGCCTGCCGGCCCATGAATTTCACTTACCCCCGGTCAATCCGCCGTCAATTGATGTCGTTCGCGATTTACCAACGCTCCATCAACTCCCGCCAGGATTTATCAGCCTGACCCATGAACAGGCAGTATCAGGTGTGTTTCTTTCAACCTTCCCGTTTCATACTCAGGATTCGGGAAAGCTTCGCTGGCAGGCCCGGGGGCTGGAGTTTCGAGCCGAATTGCTCGCCGACAATGCCACAACCTCTGGTGAAGTCCGGTCAGCTCGTGACCTCTTGCTTCGGGCGCTCCTGTACTGGCAAAAACTGGACGACCCAATCCGACAGGCCCAGTGCTTCTATCGAATGAGTCGCCTGGACTCCCGACTTGGAGACGTCCAAACGGCGATTCAGCAACTTGAACAGGCACTGGTGCTGGCCCAAACCACCCACGAAACCGAGTGGGAGCTTCGCATTCGCTCCAAGCTGGTTGAACTTCTGGCCACCAGTCAGCACATTGATCAAACCCAACCCCACGTGCAGTTGATTGAATCCCGCCTCCCCTGTCGGCAGCCCGAACTCGATGCCCTGTGTCGGTTTCGGCTTGGGAAAGCGGCTGCCGCAACCGGCAATCGTGAACGGGCGCAAATCTGTTTTGAGCAGGCCATTCAAATCATCGAGTCCCAACGCCAGCACATCGAGCCCGAGAATCTTCGATCCGCTTACCTTGGGGAGCGGATTTCTTATTATACCGCGCTGGTAGAGCTCTTGCTCCAACCACTCAGCACCGAGGGTGGAACGGTTCTGGCATCAAACCAGATCAGAGCCGCTTTTGAAGTATGTGAGCGATCCAGGGCACGGTTGCTGCGGGATCTCATGTCGTTTGGACATGGGCAAGCTCATTCAGAAAACCAAAATCGAGTTCTTCATACACCCGAGGCAGCCAACCCGCAGGAAGTGACTCTGGAACCGGACTCGATTGATCCAAACTCGCATTCACCTGATCTGGAACTTTCCATCACTCAATTTCATCGCCAACAATCCAGGAGGAACCTTCGGCGGCAAAACTGGTTTGAACTCTCCATTTTTCCCAACGGGGTCGCGGCTGCCATCCAGGCTCAGCTTGAACCAGACTCGGCACTGGTCGAGTTTTTTTTTACGGATACCTGTTTTGCCTGGGTCGTAACCCAGACTGAAATTTGCGCGGTTTCAATTCCAAACGGAGGTGAACTTGAAACGCTCGTTTCCGAATGGTTTGAACAGATTACCCGGCGAACGCACACCAGTCCGACCCCCCATCGAAATGAATACCGAAAGCAACTCGCGGCTGCCGATCAAAAAGGTCACCATCTCAGTCAGGTCCTGGGTGAAAGACTGCTGGGTCCACTCTGGTCGCATCTGCAATCAAAAACCAGATGGTACATTGTCTCTGACGGTCCGCTCCATTATTTACCCTTCACGGCGTTAACGGTGCCAGGTTCATTTGGCCGGACCTATGCCGTTGAATGGGCGGAAATTATCTCGCTTCCATCCGCCGCCGCGTTTGGGTTGCTCAGAGAACTAAAAACCGAATCAGGTCTCAAGCCTGAACATAAGACTTCACTCCTGGTGGTTTCAGACCCGGTTTTTCAAACGCACGATATTCGGGTCAAAAAACGCTTCCGGGCACTGGCCAAATCGCCGTCTGAAAAGCTCCCGGCACCCATGGCAAAAACCAATCCCTTTGAACGCCTGGTGTATGCCGCCGCCGAACCTCATTTTTTTGAAGCCATTTTGCTGGAAGAGTCAAAGAAACCCTGCTCCCTCAAGCTGTTAACCGGGTTTGACGCGTCGCTGCCGAAATTGCAATCATTGGATCTCAAGCGGTTTGATTTCCTTCACTTTTCGACGCATGGGATGGTGAATACCCGTCATCCTGAACTATCAGCCATGGCGTTGTCTTTTATTTCCGAGAACCTGGAGCCGCAAAACGGGTATTTTGATCTATTTCAACTGCATCAAATTCAACTGGATGCCCACTTGATCACTTTGACCGGGTGCCAAACCGCCCATGGAACGGCGCTTCGGGGAGAAGGGATCGTCGGGCTGGTGCATGGCTTTTTGTCGGCTGGCGCCAAACGGGTGGTGGCTTCGGTATGGCTGGTGGACGACGAACAAAGTCTGGCTTTTACCCAGCAATTTTATCGCCTGTTGCTGGTTGAGGAACAAAGCGTTTCCACCGCCTTGCGCAACACCCAGCTCTCGTTTCTCAAAAATTCACACGCACCGGAAACCCAATCTCCTTACTATTGGGCAGCATTCCAGTTGTTTGGATTAGCGTGA